Genomic DNA from Mycolicibacterium helvum:
GCCGAAATCACAGGCAGCAATGACTACCTCTATCCGGGGTTCGACCACGCGGTAAAGAGTGAAAAGCCGGCGGACTACTCCCACTACAGCCTGCATCTCTGGCCCGAGCTCAGCTACCCGAAGAAAGATCCTGAAGTAGGGTCGAGCCGCCAACACGTTCTCCGAGTGGCGCAGGACGGCCAAGATGTGTCGGTGGTGATGTGCACTTGGGACTGGGGCCTTGCCGTGGAAAAGCCAAGCGGTCTGTACGCGACACTAGGATCATGGCGACCCCCGAGTGCTGACATCGGTGTCCAGCTGCTGCGTCTTGAGGCACCCGCAGGCAGCCCGGTACCCGATATGCCGCCTCAGAACGGGCCGTCCCGATACCCGTCGACCGACGTATTCGGGCAGTGGCGCATCGTAGGACGTCTCTCACGGTCAGCTCCGTCGGACACCCTCGGCCCCGGGACACAGTGGCCCGAGTATCACCAAGACCTCGACGCCTGCCAGGCGCTCGCCCCCGATACCGTGGAACGCCGTGAGTACCTCACCACTGGCGAACATCCCAAATCAGACTTCCCCACCCTACCCAGCGTCCCGGGCTGGCCGGTCGAAACCCAGTAGCGACTACATGGTGGAGGCGTCGGCCTGTTCGCCCACAGCCGTCAGCTTCTGCGAATTGCGCTCTTCCATGTAGCTGAACATCTTTGCACTGGTGTCCATGCTCGTCGCCTGGTGATCCAACGCCGCAGTGTGCTTGCCCGCCAACGCATTCCAGTGATCGGTCAACGACGACAGCGCTTGCGCAGAGAATCCCACCCAGCCGCTCTGCGCCCCGGTGACAGCACTCACCGACTGGCCGTGAGCCGCCGCCAACGCGGTCGACTGCTCGGCAACCTTAGAACTCCCGGCCGCCAACCCCTCGATGTCCACTTTCAGCACGCCACCCATCGCCCCAGGCTATCCCCGACCCTTCGCGTTTTCACTTCATAGCCGAGACGACCCCGCGAGTCACTCCAGTCCCCTCCGTCACTGAATGCGTACCCTGACATTCGACGGCAGGAGTTCGGCGTGCGGATATCCAACGGCATGAGGGCCGGTGTGGCGGTGGTGTGGCTGGTGGCCGCCGGCGCCGCGGCCGCCGGATGCAGCACCACCACCGACGGCGCGGCCAGGTGCCCCGGCGGCTGTGGGCCCGGTGGCGAACCGAGCTTTCCGACCAGCAGGCCGACCGTCGCACCACCATCGTCGGCCACCCCAACGCCCATCCCGACGCCCACCCAGACGCCGCCGTTTGGTGGCGGCCAGACGCTGGCGCCCAGCGACACCGGCTATGTCTACATCGAAACCAAGTCGGGCCTGACCCGCTGCCAGATCAACGCCCAGACGGTCGGCTGCGAATCGGACTTCAGCAATCCGCCCGCCGTCAACGGCGAACCGGCCAATGGTGTCGAGGTGACGGCCACTGGCAGTGTGCGCTGGATCGCCGGCAATCTCGGCGACATCCCGACCACCCCGCTCGATTACGCGATCTATCACGCAGTCGGCTGGACCATCGACGCCAGCTCCGACGGAACCCGGTTCACCAACGACGGCACCAGCCACGGGATGTTCATCAGTACCGAAGGGGTCAAGATTTTCTAAGCTGGTTCCCATGGACTTCCGTGTCTTCGTCGAACCCCAGCAGGGCGCCAGCTACGCCGACCAGCTCGCGGTGGCTCAAGCCGCCGAATCCCTCGGCTATTCCGCATTTTTCCGCTCCGACCACTATGTCGCGATGAGCGGCGACGGGCTGCCCGGGCCCACCGACTCCTGGGTGACACTGGCCGGCATCGCTCGCGAGACGTCGACGATCCGGCTCGGCACGCTGGTGACGTCGGCGACATTCCGCTATCCGGGGCCGCTGGCGATCTCGGTGGCGCAGGTGGACGCGATGAGCTCCGGCCGGGTCGACTTCGGGATCGGGGCGGGCTGGTTCGACGAAGAACACCTGGCCTACGCGATCCCGTTCCCGCCGCTGGGCGAGCGGTTCGACCGGCTGCACGAGCAGCTCGACATCATCACCGGGCTGTGGACCACACCGACGGGCCAGACCTTCGACTACGACGGCACGCACTACACCGTCAAGGACTCCCCCGCACTGCCCAAGCCGGTGCAAGATCCCCATCCGCCGATCATCATCGGCGGCAGCGGCGCCAAGCGCACCCCGGCGCTGGCCGCGCAGTTCGCCGACGAGTACAACCTCGCCTTCCCGAAGCTGGACTTCGTCGAACCCCAGATCGGCAGGGTCCGCGCCGCACTGCAGGCGGCCGGCCGCGAGTCTGAGGACTTCGTCTACTCGGCGGCATTCGTGGTCTGCGCCGGCCGCAACGACGCCGAGATCAGCCGCCGGGCGCAGGCGATTTCGCGCGAGGTCGACGAGCTGCGTACCAACACTCCGCTGGTCGGCACGCCCGCCGAAATCGTCGATCAGCTAGGGCCTTTCATCGAAGCAGGCGTGCAGCGGGTGTACCTCCAACTGCTCGATATGTCCGACCTCGACCACGTGGAATTGTTCGCCACCGAGGTTGTCCGCCAGCTCGCCTGATTGCGGAATGCTGCTTCTGCCCTGGCAAGGCATTTAGCATTGGTAGCCATGGGCAAGCAGGACCCCGCCGGGGACACCGATGAGGCGGTCACGCCCGTCGCCTACGGGGATCCGTTCGGCCCCTATCCTGAGGCGCCGTATCCGGGGTCGGTCCAGGACCCGGCGACCGACCCGGCCCTGCCGGTGATCACCGTCGACGAAGGTTTCGACCCATTCGCTCCCGACGCGTTCTGGTTCCCGGAACGGCCCTGGTATCGCAAGAACCAGGCGACGCTAGCGATGGGCGCCATCGGCGCGGCGGTCGTCGCGATCGTGGTAGCGGCGGCGCTGCTGGTGTCGCTGGATTCAGGTGATTCCGAGCGTTCCAAGAACACCCCCTCAGCGACCGTGACCAGCGAGCCAACGACCACCGGCTTGACCAGCTCGCAACCCTCCGAGCCGCCGCCCCCACCACCGCCACCACCGGAGACCCCGCCGTCGGAACAGCCCCAGAGCACCTGGCGTCCGCAATATCCGCAGCGCAACGGCGGCGACCGGCCCAACGTGACGACGCCGCAGACCAGGCCGCCGCAGATCAGCGTGCGTCCCACCCATCGCCCGGCGTTCCCCAACCAGCCCGGCGGGGGCTGACGGTTACTATCGGAACCCGTGGCACGTGACGGTTCCGACGACCCAAACTATTCCGACAGCGATCCGACGCAGTACGCGAATTATGGCGGTACCGGCGGCGAGGCCTACAGCGAGTACACGCAGGCCGGATACACGGCGTCGACCGGCTACGGCGATCACGCACCGCCGCCGCCCGAACCCACCCCGTGGTATCGCAAGCCGGCCGCGCTGGTCGGTCTTGGGGTGCTGACCGCGGTCGTTCTGGCCCTTCTCGTCTACGCGATCGTGAAGTTCACCGGTAGCGGTGGCTCAAGTCCGGCGATTACGACGACGACGTCACCGACGACGTCCAGCACCGGCGGTTCCGCCCCAGCGACCACGGCAACAGTCGCCCCGGGGCCCGGTGCCACGCAGACAGTGACCGAGTCCCCGACGGCGACGACCACCCCTTCTGCGACACCGACCACCACGACGACAACAGAGCCGGTCACGACGACCACGACCACCGAGGCCCCGACGACCAGCACAAGTACGAGTACCAGCGCGAGCACTTCGGTGAGCACGGTGACGGAGACCGTCACCACGCGGGAGCGGATCCTGCCGACGTTGCCGTTCCCGCGCCCTAACGGCGGTCAGTAGCGGCGTACATCGCGACCAGCGCCTCGGCGCTGCGCACCGCCGCTCGGCATGCCCTGGTGGTGAACGGGTCGTTGAGTGGATGTTCCGACCTGCGGCGCCAGCGTTGCGCCGCAGCGAAGGCGGCGCGCGGCCCGTCGTCCAGCGCTTCTGGGGTCAGGCCCAGCCGGCTCGCGGGATCGGTCCCCGAACCGCCGATGATGCGACGCAGGGAAATCATCTCGTCTTCAGTCAAACTCGTTGGGCGCGAACGAAGCTGGCTGAGTAGCCGGAGTTCGGAGAACGCATGAGTGTCGGCGAGCAGCGGGTCGATGTCGGCGAGGATGTAGGGCGTCGCGGTGATCGGATGCCGTTCGACGAACCGACGCAACGAGAGCAGCGCGGTATGCGCTTTGAGCAGTTCGGATCGCTGCGCGAACTGCTGGTCGATCACATCCCGCAGCGCGACCAGCCCGCTGCGCTCCAGTAGTTCGTCGGCCAGGCTGACGGAATCGCTTATCCCCGAACGGATTACGGCGATCGAAATCCGAATGCCGAACATGCCGAACCGGTCCAGCAGCTGAGCCCGGGTGTGCGCGTCGACTGGCAGCGCGCTGTCCTCGCGGACAAAGCGATCCACACTGAGCATCGCCTTGTTCAA
This window encodes:
- a CDS encoding LLM class F420-dependent oxidoreductase; protein product: MDFRVFVEPQQGASYADQLAVAQAAESLGYSAFFRSDHYVAMSGDGLPGPTDSWVTLAGIARETSTIRLGTLVTSATFRYPGPLAISVAQVDAMSSGRVDFGIGAGWFDEEHLAYAIPFPPLGERFDRLHEQLDIITGLWTTPTGQTFDYDGTHYTVKDSPALPKPVQDPHPPIIIGGSGAKRTPALAAQFADEYNLAFPKLDFVEPQIGRVRAALQAAGRESEDFVYSAAFVVCAGRNDAEISRRAQAISREVDELRTNTPLVGTPAEIVDQLGPFIEAGVQRVYLQLLDMSDLDHVELFATEVVRQLA
- a CDS encoding WXG100 family type VII secretion target — protein: MGGVLKVDIEGLAAGSSKVAEQSTALAAAHGQSVSAVTGAQSGWVGFSAQALSSLTDHWNALAGKHTAALDHQATSMDTSAKMFSYMEERNSQKLTAVGEQADASTM